A genomic window from Sulfurimonas paralvinellae includes:
- a CDS encoding linear amide C-N hydrolase, with product MNFKKKTLGLIAIAVTTFGISTANACTGAQIITEDKAAINGRTVEFGVLIDTSVAFVPRGYKFTGMTTKGPGKTWRAKYASVGMIIADYDVIVDGMNEKGLVCANFYFPGFAKYSVTTKENQSISMSTTDMVQWILSMFDNVDDVKKALKNNEVAISPVLTPGFPPQVQPFHFIVYDAAGKSIVFEPIDGKLKVYDNPIGVITNSPTFDWHMMNLRNYVTLGHTTPHSKKIFGIELKPLGQGAGMLGLPGDFTPPSRFVRAAAFAGSTIPAKTAEGGVMQMFHILNSFDIPVGAARTVEAGKIYSDYTMLTVVRDTKNLRFYYKTYDDQNIKMVDMKKFDFNAKKIVKLHTLTKQKFEDVSKKLK from the coding sequence ATGAACTTCAAAAAAAAGACATTAGGGCTAATCGCAATAGCAGTCACAACATTTGGAATAAGTACGGCAAATGCCTGTACAGGAGCACAGATCATTACCGAGGACAAAGCAGCTATCAATGGTCGTACTGTCGAATTTGGTGTACTGATTGATACTAGTGTGGCATTTGTGCCACGTGGGTACAAGTTCACTGGTATGACGACCAAGGGGCCGGGTAAAACCTGGAGAGCTAAATATGCTTCAGTTGGAATGATCATCGCTGATTATGATGTCATTGTGGATGGAATGAACGAGAAGGGATTGGTATGTGCAAACTTCTATTTCCCTGGTTTTGCAAAATATTCTGTCACAACCAAAGAGAATCAGTCTATTTCTATGTCCACTACGGATATGGTACAGTGGATACTCTCTATGTTCGACAATGTAGATGATGTGAAAAAAGCCCTGAAGAACAACGAAGTGGCGATTTCGCCAGTACTAACTCCGGGCTTTCCTCCACAGGTACAGCCTTTTCATTTCATTGTTTATGACGCGGCAGGAAAGAGTATTGTCTTTGAGCCAATCGATGGCAAGCTAAAAGTATATGACAACCCTATCGGTGTCATCACCAACTCGCCTACATTTGACTGGCATATGATGAACCTTCGTAACTATGTAACATTGGGACATACGACTCCACACAGTAAAAAGATCTTTGGCATCGAGCTTAAGCCGCTGGGGCAAGGCGCAGGTATGCTTGGTCTTCCAGGTGACTTCACTCCTCCATCACGTTTCGTAAGAGCTGCGGCATTCGCCGGCAGTACAATCCCGGCAAAAACGGCTGAAGGTGGTGTCATGCAGATGTTTCACATTCTCAACAGTTTCGACATTCCAGTGGGTGCAGCAAGAACAGTAGAAGCAGGCAAGATCTATTCAGACTATACTATGCTAACCGTTGTACGTGACACCAAAAACCTTCGTTTCTACTATAAAACCTATGATGACCAAAATATCAAGATGGTTGATATGAAAAAATTTGATTTTAATGCAAAAAAGATCGTAAAGCTGCATACATTAACGAAACAGAAATTTGAGGATGTAAGCAAAAAGCTAAAATAG
- a CDS encoding trimeric intracellular cation channel family protein: MFEVAEYIGIIAFAMSGFFVAVRNRLDLLGVLIATFLTALGGGIIRDITVDKVPFTFSHTYPALLVVILLVLLIVFRFHKRNSLENKPLFILSDSIGLVSFSISGALIAIDVDFNLAGVIAMAFITAVGGGIARDVIINEVPFVLKTGFYGTISIFIATILFLLHMIHFINFTTITALFITALSLRLIAYYKKWSIPLR, encoded by the coding sequence ATGTTTGAAGTAGCTGAATACATCGGTATTATCGCTTTTGCAATGAGTGGTTTTTTCGTAGCTGTCCGAAACAGGCTCGACCTGCTCGGCGTGCTTATTGCAACCTTTTTAACCGCTCTTGGCGGCGGTATAATTCGTGATATCACTGTTGACAAAGTTCCTTTTACTTTTTCACATACCTATCCTGCTCTTCTTGTCGTTATTCTTCTTGTTTTGCTTATTGTATTTCGATTTCATAAAAGAAACTCTCTAGAAAATAAACCACTTTTTATTCTCAGTGACTCCATCGGGCTTGTCTCTTTCAGCATCTCAGGTGCCCTCATCGCCATCGATGTCGATTTTAATCTAGCCGGTGTAATTGCCATGGCCTTCATTACCGCTGTTGGTGGAGGGATTGCACGCGATGTGATCATAAATGAAGTTCCTTTTGTACTCAAAACAGGATTTTACGGAACCATTTCCATCTTTATTGCAACTATTCTGTTTCTCTTGCATATGATTCATTTCATTAACTTCACAACGATCACTGCCCTTTTTATTACGGCTCTTTCTCTTCGACTTATCGCTTACTATAAAAAATGGTCTATCCCGCTTCGTTAA
- a CDS encoding phosphoribosylglycinamide formyltransferase codes for MNLAILASHNGSTLDTLHSAIANGILQNITLSLVISNNTDAKVLLKAKKYNITAHVINANNTPDPDKVLYTVLKNAKIDIILLAGYMKKIPPAITQNFKVINSHPALLPKFGGKGMYGRHVHEAVIAANESLSGVTVHEVNENYDEGRIILQKSLKIAKDETAESLEKRIKELEKIAVIEGLQQCLK; via the coding sequence ATGAACCTTGCAATTCTAGCTTCACACAATGGCAGCACGCTAGATACTCTTCATTCTGCTATTGCAAATGGCATTTTACAGAACATCACTCTTTCACTTGTCATTTCCAATAATACTGATGCAAAAGTTTTGCTAAAAGCAAAAAAATACAATATTACAGCTCATGTCATCAATGCCAATAATACTCCAGATCCGGACAAGGTACTTTACACAGTTTTAAAAAATGCAAAAATCGACATCATCTTATTGGCGGGCTATATGAAAAAGATCCCGCCTGCCATCACGCAAAACTTCAAAGTCATCAACTCCCACCCTGCACTTTTACCAAAATTTGGCGGAAAAGGCATGTATGGTAGGCATGTGCATGAAGCTGTCATAGCCGCTAATGAGTCTTTGAGCGGGGTGACAGTTCATGAAGTCAACGAAAACTACGATGAAGGCAGAATCATCCTGCAAAAATCTCTGAAAATTGCTAAAGATGAAACAGCTGAAAGCTTGGAAAAACGCATCAAAGAACTTGAAAAAATCGCTGTAATTGAAGGGTTGCAACAATGTTTGAAGTAG
- the mraY gene encoding phospho-N-acetylmuramoyl-pentapeptide-transferase: MLYWLHDLLDINLLGYITIRAGVAFFIALCLTLYLLPKFIRWAQRTSNVQPINDWAPQRHQEKRSTPTMGGVVFIGATVFASLLTIRLDNAYALGAILTLVLFSLIGFYDDFAKIKKSENLAGFKARTKLALQIVSAFVIAAFLCLFADFNTDLYIPFFKNPVMDMGLFAILLWVLVIIATSNAVNLTDGLDGLATVPSIIALTTFSIIIYITGNVKISSYLLMPHFEVSEVAIIASALIGALTGFLWYNCHPAEVFMGDSGSLTVGAFLGYLAIISKSEILLLLIGSIFVIETLSVILQVGSFKLRQKRVFLMAPIHHHFEMKNWAENKIIVRFWIIAVLSNVLALITLKIR, from the coding sequence TTGCTTTACTGGTTACATGATTTACTTGATATCAACCTTTTAGGATACATTACTATCCGAGCAGGTGTTGCTTTTTTCATCGCACTCTGCTTGACACTTTATCTCCTGCCAAAATTCATCCGCTGGGCACAAAGAACTTCAAATGTACAGCCTATCAATGACTGGGCACCCCAGCGCCATCAGGAAAAACGTTCAACACCTACAATGGGCGGTGTTGTATTTATCGGAGCTACCGTTTTTGCCTCTCTTTTAACCATACGACTTGACAATGCCTATGCACTCGGTGCTATATTAACACTTGTTCTTTTTTCTCTAATTGGCTTTTATGATGACTTTGCAAAAATCAAAAAAAGTGAAAATCTTGCCGGCTTCAAAGCACGCACAAAACTTGCACTGCAGATAGTTTCTGCTTTTGTCATCGCTGCTTTTTTATGTCTTTTTGCTGATTTCAATACAGACCTCTATATTCCATTTTTCAAAAATCCTGTTATGGATATGGGTCTGTTTGCCATACTCCTTTGGGTGCTCGTCATTATCGCCACATCAAATGCAGTAAATCTTACAGACGGGCTTGACGGACTTGCGACTGTGCCTTCCATCATAGCTCTGACAACTTTTAGTATTATCATCTATATTACAGGAAACGTAAAGATCAGCTCCTATCTTCTTATGCCGCATTTCGAAGTAAGTGAAGTCGCCATTATAGCCAGTGCGCTCATCGGAGCCCTCACAGGTTTTCTTTGGTACAACTGCCACCCTGCGGAAGTCTTTATGGGAGACAGCGGTTCGTTGACAGTCGGCGCTTTTTTAGGTTACCTTGCCATCATCTCCAAAAGTGAGATTCTTCTACTGCTCATCGGTTCTATCTTCGTTATTGAAACACTCTCTGTTATTCTACAGGTCGGTAGTTTCAAACTGCGGCAAAAACGTGTCTTTTTAATGGCTCCTATTCACCATCATTTCGAGATGAAAAACTGGGCAGAAAATAAAATTATCGTCAGATTTTGGATTATTGCCGTACTCTCGAATGTATTGGCACTCATTACACTCAAAATAAGATAA
- the gpmI gene encoding 2,3-bisphosphoglycerate-independent phosphoglycerate mutase, producing MSKKAILVITDGIGFCAKTEHNAFYNAKKPTYDKLFSEVPHSLIDTFGLSVGLPEGQMGNSEVGHMSIGSGRVLYQDLVKISLALQEGTLESNEVLQELFSKSDRLHLIGLMSDGGVHSHIDHFMGIADIAAKNGKKVFLHLITDGRDVSPTSAERYMEKVKEHLNDNVTIATIAGRFYAMDRDNRWERVKRAYDAIVNAEPKTEMSAEVYIGHSYAQGETDEFVEPTAFEEYDGMQDGDAVLTVNFRSDRMREMVTALASDEFSEFERKDIKVHLATITEYDKSFSYPVLFKKEPPKNTLAEVISNANLRQLHTAETEKYAHVTFFLNGGIDEPYENETRVLIPSPDVKTYDMKPEMSAHEVGEAVLAAMDENYDFIVVNFANGDMVGHTGDFEAAKKAVEAVDAELGRIWEKAKEHDYAFVLTSDHGNCEEMRDEEGNMLTNHTVGKVWCFVDADGVEKVDNGGLNNIAPTVLKLMDLEIPSEMDHSLI from the coding sequence TTGAGTAAAAAAGCAATTTTAGTAATTACAGACGGCATAGGATTTTGTGCAAAGACAGAGCATAACGCCTTTTACAATGCCAAGAAGCCGACATATGACAAACTTTTTAGTGAAGTCCCGCACTCGTTGATAGATACTTTTGGCTTAAGTGTCGGTCTTCCTGAAGGGCAGATGGGAAATTCTGAAGTAGGGCATATGAGTATAGGAAGCGGTCGTGTTTTGTATCAAGACCTTGTTAAAATTTCTTTGGCGCTGCAAGAGGGAACGCTGGAGTCCAATGAAGTCTTGCAGGAACTGTTTTCAAAAAGTGACAGACTGCATCTCATTGGACTCATGAGTGACGGCGGTGTACATTCGCATATAGACCATTTTATGGGCATAGCCGATATTGCTGCAAAAAACGGTAAAAAAGTTTTTTTGCATCTCATTACAGACGGACGTGATGTTTCTCCGACTTCAGCAGAGCGTTATATGGAAAAAGTAAAAGAGCATTTGAATGACAATGTCACTATCGCGACCATTGCGGGACGTTTTTATGCAATGGACAGAGATAACCGTTGGGAAAGAGTAAAACGTGCGTATGATGCCATCGTCAATGCTGAGCCAAAAACAGAGATGTCTGCAGAGGTTTACATAGGACATTCGTATGCACAGGGAGAGACAGATGAATTTGTCGAACCTACGGCATTTGAAGAGTACGACGGTATGCAGGATGGAGATGCTGTACTTACTGTAAACTTTAGAAGTGACAGAATGCGTGAGATGGTGACGGCTCTGGCATCAGATGAATTTTCGGAATTTGAGCGTAAAGATATAAAAGTACATTTGGCAACGATCACAGAGTATGACAAGAGCTTCAGCTATCCGGTGCTCTTTAAAAAAGAACCGCCGAAAAATACGCTTGCAGAAGTTATATCCAATGCCAATCTTCGACAGCTTCACACGGCAGAGACTGAAAAATATGCACATGTGACATTCTTTTTAAACGGCGGTATAGATGAGCCTTATGAAAATGAAACACGGGTGCTTATTCCTTCTCCGGATGTAAAAACATACGACATGAAACCGGAGATGAGCGCTCATGAAGTCGGGGAAGCGGTACTTGCTGCAATGGATGAGAATTATGACTTTATTGTTGTCAACTTTGCAAACGGAGATATGGTTGGTCACACAGGTGACTTTGAAGCGGCAAAAAAAGCTGTTGAAGCCGTTGATGCAGAACTTGGTCGCATCTGGGAAAAGGCAAAAGAGCATGACTACGCTTTTGTTTTGACTTCTGATCATGGAAACTGTGAAGAGATGAGAGATGAAGAGGGCAATATGCTGACAAATCACACAGTTGGAAAAGTATGGTGTTTCGTTGATGCGGATGGCGTTGAAAAAGTCGATAACGGCGGACTCAATAACATTGCACCGACAGTTTTAAAATTAATGGATTTAGAGATTCCATCTGAGATGGATCATAGTCTTATATAA
- the fabG gene encoding 3-oxoacyl-ACP reductase FabG, with translation MKFSGKNVLVTGASRGIGAEIAKVLAGYGLKVWVNYRSGAAEADAVKEAIEAAGGEAAVIGFDVSDEAAFIDAVKTIIDSDGELSYLVNNAGITNDKLVLRMKTEDFMSVINANLTSTFIGCREFFKGARKKKFGSVVNIASIVGETGNGGQTNYAASKGGVIAMTKSFAIEAATSGIRYNTVTPGFIATEMTEVLSDEVKKSFTDKIPMNRFGNPSEVAEATAFLLSDSASYITGETLKVNGGMNMA, from the coding sequence ATGAAGTTTTCAGGAAAAAATGTTTTAGTAACAGGTGCAAGTCGCGGAATCGGTGCAGAGATAGCAAAAGTTTTGGCAGGATATGGTCTTAAAGTATGGGTTAATTACAGAAGCGGAGCTGCTGAGGCGGATGCTGTTAAAGAGGCTATAGAAGCTGCAGGCGGTGAAGCTGCAGTTATCGGTTTTGATGTAAGTGACGAGGCAGCATTTATTGATGCTGTCAAAACTATCATTGACAGTGACGGCGAGCTTTCTTATCTTGTCAACAATGCGGGCATTACAAATGACAAGCTTGTACTCCGTATGAAAACAGAAGATTTTATGTCAGTAATCAATGCAAATCTTACTTCTACATTTATTGGTTGTCGTGAGTTTTTTAAAGGGGCTAGAAAGAAAAAATTTGGTTCCGTTGTGAACATCGCTTCAATTGTCGGTGAAACAGGAAACGGCGGGCAGACAAACTATGCAGCAAGCAAGGGTGGTGTAATTGCTATGACAAAATCATTTGCAATAGAAGCGGCAACAAGCGGCATCCGTTATAATACGGTTACACCGGGATTTATTGCAACAGAGATGACAGAAGTACTTAGTGACGAGGTCAAAAAAAGTTTTACAGACAAGATTCCAATGAACCGTTTTGGCAACCCGTCTGAAGTTGCAGAAGCGACAGCTTTTTTACTTTCAGACAGTGCTTCATACATTACCGGAGAGACACTCAAAGTAAACGGCGGCATGAATATGGCGTAG
- the acpP gene encoding acyl carrier protein, whose protein sequence is MALLDDIKEVVVEQLSVSPDEVKEDSKFVEDLGADSLDVVELVMALEEKFDIEIPDDEAEKIQTVQDVVNYIENK, encoded by the coding sequence ATGGCACTTTTAGACGATATTAAAGAAGTAGTAGTTGAACAACTAAGCGTGAGCCCAGATGAGGTGAAAGAAGATTCAAAATTTGTAGAAGATTTAGGTGCAGATAGCCTTGATGTTGTAGAATTAGTAATGGCTCTTGAAGAAAAATTCGATATCGAAATTCCTGATGATGAAGCTGAAAAGATTCAAACAGTTCAAGACGTTGTTAACTATATAGAAAACAAATAG
- a CDS encoding beta-ketoacyl-ACP synthase II, translating to MKRVVVTGLGMINSVGHDKESAFKAICEGECGIDTITLFDPSAFSAQIAGEVKDFDPATVMPAKEVKKADRFIHLGLKAAQEAMADAAIPEDTDMERFGISAGSGIGGLPSIEKNSVILDARGPRRISPFFIPGALVNMLGGFVSIEHGTKGPNLSSVTACAAGTHAINEAVKTIMLGGADKMLVVTAESAITGVGVGGFAAMKALSTRNDDPKHASRPFDADRDGFVMGEGAAALVLETYEDAVARGANIYGEIIGFGESGDANHITTPSLDGPARAMKAAYKMAGEPKLDYVNAHGTSTPINDKNETLALKELLGGKENCPPMSSIKGQIGHCLGAAGGIEAVTSLMAIRDGIIPPTINYETPDENCDLDYVTEGARKADLNVVMSNSFGFGGTNGVVIFKKI from the coding sequence ATGAAAAGAGTAGTAGTAACAGGTCTTGGTATGATCAATTCTGTAGGACATGATAAAGAAAGCGCATTTAAAGCAATATGCGAAGGTGAGTGTGGGATAGATACTATTACTCTTTTTGATCCGTCTGCATTTAGTGCACAGATTGCAGGTGAAGTAAAAGATTTTGATCCGGCAACGGTAATGCCGGCTAAAGAAGTCAAAAAAGCTGACAGATTTATTCATCTTGGTCTCAAAGCTGCACAGGAAGCAATGGCTGATGCCGCTATACCTGAAGATACAGATATGGAAAGATTCGGTATCTCTGCCGGTTCAGGGATTGGTGGACTTCCTTCAATCGAGAAAAATTCAGTTATCTTAGATGCTCGCGGTCCAAGACGTATCTCTCCGTTTTTTATTCCTGGAGCATTAGTAAATATGCTTGGTGGATTCGTTTCGATTGAACACGGAACAAAAGGTCCTAACCTATCTTCTGTAACTGCCTGTGCTGCAGGAACACATGCTATCAATGAAGCTGTAAAAACAATCATGCTCGGTGGTGCTGATAAAATGCTTGTTGTTACTGCAGAATCAGCAATTACCGGTGTCGGTGTCGGTGGATTTGCTGCTATGAAAGCACTTTCAACAAGAAATGATGACCCAAAACACGCATCTCGTCCATTTGATGCAGATCGTGACGGTTTTGTTATGGGTGAAGGTGCAGCTGCACTTGTTTTGGAGACATACGAAGATGCTGTGGCACGTGGTGCAAATATCTATGGTGAAATTATCGGGTTTGGTGAAAGCGGTGACGCAAATCACATTACTACGCCATCACTTGACGGCCCTGCACGTGCAATGAAAGCTGCATATAAAATGGCAGGTGAACCAAAACTTGACTATGTAAATGCACACGGGACATCGACACCTATCAATGATAAAAATGAAACATTGGCACTCAAAGAGCTTTTAGGCGGTAAAGAGAACTGTCCTCCGATGAGTTCTATTAAAGGTCAGATCGGTCACTGTCTTGGTGCTGCCGGTGGAATCGAAGCGGTAACATCTTTGATGGCTATAAGAGATGGAATCATTCCTCCAACAATCAACTATGAAACACCTGATGAAAACTGTGATCTTGATTATGTAACGGAAGGTGCGAGAAAAGCCGACTTGAATGTTGTTATGTCTAACTCATTTGGATTTGGTGGAACTAACGGCGTTGTCATTTTCAAAAAAATCTAA
- the accA gene encoding acetyl-CoA carboxylase carboxyl transferase subunit alpha: MATYLDFEYKIKFIQEDIISAQVRHDHAAVEELKKKLDKEVEKIYKNLSDFQKLQLARHLDRPYALDYINLIMKDKYEIHGDRHFRDDAAIICYMGYIGDEKVVVIGEQKGRGTKNKLKRNFGMPHPEGYRKALRAAKLAEKFNLPLLMLIDTPGAYPGIGAEERNQSEAIARNLLELAELKTPTISVVIGEGGSGGALAIGVADKFAMMRYSIFSVISPEGCAAILWNDPKKVETATNALKITSQDLMDLDLIDDIINEPLIGAHREKEAAAAAIADYFLKEVKELKAMSEEERMDVRYKKLTKPGAFAELETLPQA, translated from the coding sequence TTGGCTACATACTTAGACTTTGAATATAAGATTAAATTTATTCAAGAAGACATTATCTCTGCACAGGTTCGTCATGATCACGCAGCTGTTGAAGAGTTAAAAAAGAAACTAGACAAAGAAGTTGAAAAGATATATAAAAATCTTTCAGACTTCCAAAAATTACAGCTTGCACGTCATCTTGATCGTCCATATGCACTTGATTATATTAATCTTATTATGAAAGATAAGTATGAGATCCACGGAGACAGACACTTCCGCGATGATGCTGCTATTATCTGCTATATGGGTTATATCGGTGATGAAAAAGTTGTCGTTATCGGTGAGCAAAAAGGGCGCGGTACAAAAAACAAGCTCAAGCGTAATTTCGGTATGCCGCATCCGGAAGGGTACCGTAAAGCGTTGCGTGCTGCAAAACTTGCTGAGAAGTTCAATCTGCCGCTTTTAATGCTTATTGACACTCCGGGTGCATATCCTGGAATCGGTGCAGAAGAGAGAAACCAATCTGAAGCGATTGCACGAAACCTTTTGGAATTGGCTGAACTCAAAACGCCTACAATCTCTGTAGTTATCGGAGAAGGTGGTTCAGGTGGGGCTCTTGCCATTGGTGTTGCCGATAAATTTGCAATGATGCGTTACTCTATCTTTAGTGTTATTTCTCCAGAAGGTTGTGCGGCAATTTTATGGAATGATCCTAAAAAAGTCGAAACTGCGACAAATGCGCTTAAAATCACATCACAGGATCTTATGGATCTTGATCTTATCGATGATATCATCAATGAGCCTCTAATCGGTGCTCACCGCGAGAAAGAAGCTGCTGCCGCTGCGATAGCTGATTACTTTTTAAAAGAAGTAAAAGAGCTTAAAGCGATGAGTGAGGAAGAGCGTATGGATGTAAGATATAAAAAACTTACAAAGCCGGGTGCTTTTGCAGAACTAGAAACACTACCACAGGCATAA
- a CDS encoding 3'-5' exonuclease, producing MLTNNINLDAKSISRLASRGLSLKTLKDQLEHELELSLELWRAQGLNVVKHQGYYYFDTAFVPLKEAEFCIVDIETNGSKIEKHQIIELAAVKVKAGKIIDRFESLVYTKEINPHITEITGIKAEDTKDAPQLEYVLQKFKLFLGNAIFVAHDVKFDYMFISKSMQKIGLEPLLNRSLCSLALAERTIVSYRYALSYLNDALKLNPNATHHRAMSDVLTTYGLFLLSLEHLDENIETVEDLIKFSKEAKRLKRPKFDPLKESQELH from the coding sequence ATGCTCACTAACAATATAAACCTTGACGCAAAAAGCATCTCACGGCTTGCCTCACGCGGGCTCTCCTTAAAAACCCTCAAAGACCAGCTTGAACATGAACTTGAACTCTCTTTGGAGCTTTGGCGGGCACAAGGGCTCAATGTAGTCAAACATCAGGGATATTACTACTTCGACACTGCATTTGTTCCACTAAAAGAAGCAGAATTTTGCATCGTTGACATAGAGACAAACGGTTCAAAAATAGAAAAGCATCAGATTATAGAACTTGCTGCTGTGAAAGTAAAGGCCGGCAAAATAATTGACCGCTTTGAAAGTTTAGTTTACACAAAAGAGATAAATCCCCACATCACAGAGATCACAGGCATCAAAGCCGAAGATACAAAAGATGCTCCACAACTTGAATATGTACTTCAAAAGTTCAAACTCTTTTTAGGCAATGCCATTTTTGTCGCCCACGATGTCAAATTTGATTATATGTTCATTTCAAAAAGTATGCAAAAGATAGGTCTTGAACCATTGCTTAACAGAAGTCTCTGTTCACTCGCTCTTGCAGAGAGGACAATAGTATCCTATCGCTATGCGCTTTCTTACCTCAATGATGCACTTAAACTCAATCCAAATGCAACACATCATCGTGCAATGAGCGATGTCCTGACAACCTACGGACTTTTTTTACTATCTTTGGAACATTTGGATGAAAATATTGAAACGGTAGAAGATTTGATTAAATTTTCTAAAGAGGCAAAACGGCTTAAAAGGCCGAAGTTTGACCCTCTTAAAGAGAGTCAGGAGTTACATTAG
- a CDS encoding phosphoribosylanthranilate isomerase, whose product MRTKICGITSYEDAMTAIKAGADALGFVFYEKSPRYLTPSDAKTIIKKLPPFVEKVALFVNADANSIDTVCQETGATLAQIHFDAEKTLYEALKTPHIKVVRAKIKEDILKYADEYRLVDAYCESYGGAGKRINIEWFDGIDCSKIILAGGLNPENVSQLKEYGFYGVDVSSGVEKAHGIKDAQKVKDFIFNAH is encoded by the coding sequence ATGCGAACTAAAATCTGCGGTATTACATCCTACGAAGATGCCATGACGGCAATCAAAGCCGGTGCAGATGCGCTTGGTTTTGTTTTTTATGAGAAATCCCCCCGTTACCTTACTCCATCCGATGCAAAGACAATCATCAAAAAACTGCCTCCTTTTGTTGAAAAAGTCGCCCTTTTTGTCAATGCAGATGCAAACAGCATTGACACTGTCTGTCAAGAAACCGGAGCGACATTGGCACAGATTCATTTTGACGCAGAGAAGACTTTATATGAAGCCCTCAAAACACCACATATTAAAGTAGTTCGTGCAAAAATAAAAGAAGATATCCTTAAATATGCCGATGAGTACAGACTTGTTGATGCCTACTGTGAATCTTACGGCGGTGCGGGTAAACGCATCAATATTGAGTGGTTTGACGGTATTGACTGCTCAAAAATCATTCTTGCCGGCGGATTAAACCCTGAGAATGTATCACAACTAAAAGAGTATGGGTTCTATGGTGTCGATGTCAGCAGCGGTGTTGAAAAAGCACATGGTATAAAGGATGCACAGAAAGTAAAGGATTTTATCTTTAATGCTCACTAA
- the rpe gene encoding ribulose-phosphate 3-epimerase, which yields MKVAPSILSADFGNLARDVAEICESGCDLVHVDVMDGHFVPNLTIGPVVVSAVAKAATKPLDIHLMVENNTFFVDLFAPLKPEYISFHIEEEKHPHRLIQKIRSYGIKPSIVLNPNTIPEELEYILGDLDMVLLMSVNPGFGGQSFIDTVIPKAMKLDEMRKRLNPKCLIEVDGGVSDQNIKALKDAGVDVVVAGSYVFKHKDRAQAIKSLQI from the coding sequence ATGAAAGTTGCCCCAAGTATTTTATCTGCCGATTTTGGTAATCTTGCACGTGATGTTGCTGAGATTTGTGAGAGTGGCTGTGACTTAGTCCACGTTGACGTTATGGACGGACACTTCGTACCCAACCTTACAATCGGACCGGTTGTCGTTTCAGCAGTTGCAAAAGCGGCAACAAAACCTTTAGACATTCATTTGATGGTCGAGAACAACACTTTTTTCGTAGACCTTTTTGCTCCGCTCAAACCGGAATATATCTCTTTTCATATCGAAGAAGAAAAACATCCGCACAGACTTATTCAAAAAATCCGCTCATATGGCATTAAGCCCTCAATTGTTTTAAATCCAAATACAATTCCCGAAGAGTTGGAGTATATTTTAGGTGACCTCGATATGGTACTGCTTATGAGTGTTAATCCCGGTTTTGGCGGGCAGAGCTTTATCGATACCGTCATTCCAAAAGCTATGAAGCTCGATGAAATGCGTAAACGTTTAAATCCAAAATGCCTCATAGAAGTCGATGGCGGCGTGAGTGACCAAAATATAAAAGCACTTAAAGATGCAGGTGTGGACGTCGTTGTTGCCGGTAGCTACGTCTTCAAACATAAAGACCGTGCCCAAGCAATAAAAAGCCTGCAAATCTAA